A stretch of the Flavobacterium aquiphilum genome encodes the following:
- a CDS encoding T9SS type A sorting domain-containing protein, whose protein sequence is MKKNYFYIILLLVIFFTTSATAQDSKQSPKLQEDTSIEGLSLYPNPVTGGKVYITSKNDLEKEIIIFNVLGKKVMQTTLSTRELNVSNLSPGVYIIKITEEEATSSRKLIIQ, encoded by the coding sequence ATGAAAAAAAACTACTTTTATATTATTCTCTTATTGGTCATTTTCTTTACTACTAGTGCAACAGCACAAGACAGTAAACAATCGCCAAAACTACAAGAAGACACTTCTATAGAAGGGTTAAGTTTGTATCCAAACCCTGTAACTGGTGGTAAAGTCTATATTACTTCAAAAAACGACCTTGAAAAAGAAATCATCATTTTTAATGTTTTAGGTAAAAAAGTAATGCAAACTACCCTCAGCACACGAGAGCTTAACGTTTCGAATCTTTCTCCTGGTGTTTACATCATAAAGATAACTGAAGAAGAAGCGACAAGCAGCAGAAAACTAATTATCCAATAA
- a CDS encoding acyl transferase yields MITTSDIFTISTQKQFEKIALKVFRFQYENNLVYREFCDLLKTDPQKVKSLHQIPFLPIQFFKSHNVVSNNNPIQTTFTSSGTTGTITSRHLVTDVTLYEESYRKGFSQFYGNIEDYVILALLPSYLEREGSSLIHMVDDLIQLTNNDDSGFYLNNHNELIQKLIELDEAGQNVILIGVTYALLDLIEKRTFQLKHTIIMETGGMKGKRKEMIREELHEQLCNGFGVSAIHSEYGMTELLSQAYSLGNGVFECPSWMQIHIRDTEDALTYINGEKTGGINVIDLANINSCSFIATQDLGKKYPNNSFEVLGRFDNSDIRGCNLMVI; encoded by the coding sequence TTGATTACAACCAGCGACATATTTACCATTTCAACCCAAAAGCAATTCGAAAAAATAGCTTTAAAAGTGTTCCGCTTTCAATATGAAAACAATTTAGTCTATCGGGAATTTTGTGATTTACTAAAGACAGACCCACAAAAAGTAAAGTCGCTGCATCAGATTCCGTTTTTACCAATACAATTTTTCAAAAGCCATAATGTTGTCTCCAACAACAATCCAATCCAAACCACTTTTACCAGCAGCGGAACAACAGGAACGATCACTAGCCGTCATTTAGTTACTGATGTAACACTTTATGAAGAAAGTTATCGAAAAGGCTTCTCACAATTTTACGGAAACATTGAAGATTATGTTATCCTGGCGCTACTTCCCTCTTATTTGGAAAGAGAAGGCTCATCCTTAATCCACATGGTTGATGATTTAATTCAATTGACCAATAATGATGACAGCGGATTTTACCTCAACAACCATAATGAACTGATTCAAAAATTAATTGAATTAGACGAAGCCGGGCAAAATGTTATTCTGATTGGAGTCACCTATGCTTTATTAGATTTAATCGAAAAAAGGACATTCCAACTGAAGCATACTATTATCATGGAAACAGGCGGAATGAAAGGCAAACGCAAAGAAATGATCCGTGAAGAATTGCACGAACAACTTTGCAACGGATTTGGGGTTTCTGCCATACATTCTGAATACGGCATGACCGAACTACTTTCTCAAGCTTATTCTTTAGGAAATGGCGTATTTGAATGCCCCTCTTGGATGCAAATACACATACGCGACACCGAAGATGCTTTAACTTACATAAACGGAGAAAAAACCGGAGGAATCAACGTTATTGATTTAGCCAACATCAATTCCTGTTCCTTTATTGCCACGCAGGATTTGGGCAAAAAATATCCCAACAACTCTTTCGAGGTATTGGGACGTTTTGACAACTCTGATATCAGAGGTTGTAATTTGATGGTTATCTAA
- the tyrS gene encoding tyrosine--tRNA ligase, with protein MKNLVEELQWRGLVHDIMPGTEEQLLKEMTTTYIGFDPTSDSLHIGSLVPIILLVHLKNFGHKPIALVGGATGMIGDPSGKSDERNLLDEATLRNNVEGIKGVLSRFLDFKDTSVNAPVLVNNYDWMKELSFINFARDVGKRITVNYMMAKDSVKKRLSGEGEGMSFTEFTYQLIQGYDFYHLHKEYNCLLQMGGSDQWGNITTGTELVRRMNVGEEAKAFAMTCPLITKADGSKFGKSEGGNVWLTADKTSVYKFYQFWLNTTDVDAEKYIKIFTFLDAATIDALIEEHKVAPHLRVLQRRLAEEITVFVHSKEELEKAIKASNILFGNASADDLKQLDETTFLEVFDGVPQAEISRADIEAGIDIVSVLNEKTGFFKSNGEARRALTANSISVNKEKVNETFVLSDKDLINNQFVLLQSGKKNYFVIRVV; from the coding sequence ATGAAGAATTTAGTTGAAGAATTACAGTGGCGTGGTCTGGTACACGATATCATGCCAGGAACTGAAGAACAACTTTTAAAAGAAATGACGACTACCTATATTGGATTTGACCCAACATCAGATTCATTGCATATCGGTAGTTTAGTGCCAATTATTTTATTGGTTCACCTTAAGAATTTTGGTCACAAACCAATTGCTTTGGTAGGTGGAGCAACTGGGATGATTGGTGATCCTTCCGGAAAATCGGATGAGAGAAATTTATTGGACGAAGCTACTTTGCGCAATAACGTTGAAGGTATAAAAGGAGTGTTGTCACGCTTTTTGGATTTCAAAGATACGAGCGTAAATGCCCCGGTTTTGGTAAACAACTACGACTGGATGAAAGAATTGTCATTTATCAATTTTGCCCGTGATGTAGGTAAACGTATTACGGTGAATTATATGATGGCAAAGGATTCTGTTAAGAAAAGACTTTCTGGCGAAGGAGAGGGAATGTCGTTTACGGAGTTTACTTACCAATTGATACAAGGATACGATTTTTATCATTTGCATAAAGAATACAACTGTTTGCTTCAAATGGGAGGTTCAGATCAATGGGGGAATATTACCACGGGAACTGAATTGGTTCGTAGAATGAATGTAGGTGAAGAAGCAAAAGCTTTTGCAATGACTTGTCCGTTAATTACTAAAGCTGACGGTTCTAAATTCGGGAAATCTGAAGGTGGGAATGTATGGTTGACTGCCGATAAAACTTCTGTATATAAATTTTACCAATTTTGGTTGAATACAACTGATGTTGATGCTGAGAAATACATCAAAATATTTACTTTCTTAGATGCTGCAACAATTGATGCTTTAATCGAAGAGCATAAAGTGGCTCCGCATTTGAGAGTTTTACAAAGAAGATTAGCTGAAGAGATTACGGTTTTTGTTCATTCAAAAGAAGAATTGGAGAAAGCAATTAAGGCTTCAAATATTCTTTTCGGAAATGCTTCTGCAGATGATTTAAAACAATTGGATGAAACTACTTTCTTAGAAGTTTTTGACGGAGTTCCTCAAGCTGAAATTTCAAGAGCTGATATTGAAGCTGGAATTGATATTGTTTCAGTTTTGAACGAAAAAACAGGATTCTTTAAATCGAATGGTGAAGCAAGAAGAGCGTTGACAGCAAATTCTATTTCGGTAAATAAAGAAAAAGTAAACGAAACGTTTGTGCTTTCAGATAAAGATTTAATCAATAATCAATTTGTGTTGTTACAAAGCGGTAAGAAAAACTATTTTGTGATAAGAGTTGTTTAA
- a CDS encoding NAD-dependent epimerase/dehydratase family protein, giving the protein MVLVTGGTGLVGAHLLIHLLEKGEKVRAIYRNSDNIQKTKNLFSLYKKEALFDSVQWIQGDILEIPALENTFEEIDEVYHCAAMISFDPKEEETVRKTNIEGTANIVNFCLAKNIKKLCHVSSIAALGDLPEHESIITEETEWNPEKPHSDYAISKYGAEMEIWRGLQEGLEVVIVNPGVIIGPGFWDQGSGELFTRVKKGLPFYTKGLTGFVAVLDVVTIMHQLMKSPIHGERYTLIGQNIVFQDLLNSIAEALKVKKPQYHATPFMMTVLSKLDWIASNIFLQKRQLSLASARSSYTTDLYSNEKIKNALNFTFMDVHSYIKEITNL; this is encoded by the coding sequence ATGGTATTAGTCACAGGAGGAACAGGCTTAGTAGGCGCACATCTTTTAATTCACCTATTGGAAAAAGGCGAAAAAGTTCGTGCTATCTATAGAAATTCAGACAACATCCAAAAGACTAAAAACCTCTTTTCACTGTACAAAAAAGAAGCACTTTTCGATTCCGTTCAATGGATCCAAGGAGATATTTTGGAAATTCCTGCTCTTGAAAATACCTTTGAGGAAATAGACGAAGTATATCACTGCGCAGCAATGATTTCTTTTGACCCGAAAGAAGAAGAAACCGTTCGAAAAACCAATATCGAAGGAACTGCAAACATTGTCAATTTTTGCCTTGCCAAAAACATCAAAAAACTCTGCCATGTGAGTTCGATAGCCGCTCTTGGCGACCTTCCGGAACACGAATCCATCATTACCGAAGAAACCGAATGGAATCCTGAGAAACCACACAGTGATTACGCCATTTCAAAATATGGTGCCGAAATGGAAATATGGCGTGGCTTACAAGAAGGTCTCGAAGTGGTAATTGTAAATCCCGGTGTTATTATTGGACCCGGATTCTGGGATCAAGGAAGCGGCGAACTTTTTACTAGAGTTAAAAAAGGATTACCATTCTACACCAAAGGACTAACTGGTTTTGTCGCAGTTTTGGATGTTGTGACCATAATGCACCAACTGATGAAAAGTCCAATACACGGAGAACGTTATACATTAATAGGTCAAAATATCGTTTTTCAGGATTTATTAAACTCGATTGCCGAAGCTTTAAAAGTCAAAAAACCTCAATATCACGCAACTCCTTTTATGATGACTGTTTTATCAAAACTGGACTGGATTGCTTCGAATATTTTTCTACAAAAAAGACAACTCAGCCTCGCTTCTGCGAGATCATCTTACACTACCGATTTATATTCCAACGAAAAAATAAAAAACGCCCTGAATTTTACATTCATGGACGTTCATAGTTATATCAAAGAAATTACAAATTTGTAA
- a CDS encoding DUF4296 domain-containing protein, whose product MKKIISLLVFAALLVSCNKDLVEKPDNLIDKKVMGDILYDMSILEALKYQNPNPLYENGINPKTYIYKKYKIDSLQFAKSSAYYAADYREYKKMYDDISDRLKKEKKTLELVIKKEEKKAAALKKAKEKKVKDSIAKAKKEKELKLKKGKDSVAKKKSVKEPKSKKEKDSIAKKKSIKETPKKK is encoded by the coding sequence ATGAAAAAGATAATATCTCTCTTGGTTTTTGCTGCGTTGCTTGTTAGTTGTAATAAAGATTTGGTTGAAAAGCCAGATAATCTTATTGACAAAAAAGTAATGGGGGATATTCTTTATGATATGTCAATTCTGGAAGCTTTGAAGTATCAGAATCCAAATCCCTTGTACGAGAACGGTATTAACCCGAAGACCTATATTTATAAAAAATATAAAATTGACAGTCTTCAGTTTGCAAAAAGCAGTGCGTATTATGCCGCCGATTATAGAGAGTACAAAAAAATGTACGATGATATTAGTGACCGATTGAAAAAGGAAAAGAAAACTTTGGAATTGGTGATCAAAAAAGAAGAGAAAAAAGCGGCTGCTCTAAAAAAGGCAAAGGAGAAAAAAGTTAAGGATTCTATAGCAAAAGCTAAAAAAGAAAAGGAGCTGAAACTTAAAAAAGGCAAGGATTCTGTTGCTAAAAAGAAATCAGTTAAGGAACCGAAAAGTAAAAAAGAAAAAGATTCCATAGCTAAAAAGAAGTCAATTAAAGAAACTCCAAAAAAGAAATAG
- a CDS encoding dihydroorotase, which produces MNRYLIKNAKIVNEGVIFEGDVLVENDLIVEVSDNISLKSSDCMIIDAEGNYLLPGVIDDQVHFREPGLTHKGDIESESRAAVAGGVTSFIEQPNTVPNAVTQEILEEKYQIAAEKSFANYSFMMGATNDNLEEVLKTNPKNVAGIKIFLGSSTGNMLVDNEAVLEKIFSCTSMLIAVHCEDEMTIKNNLEKFKEEYGEDVPVTAHHLIRSEEACYLSSSKAIALAKKTGARLHVFHLSTAKEMELFTNKIPLEDKKITAEVCVHHLWFTNDDYEKKGNLIKWNPAVKTENDRKVLWEALNDGRIDVVATDHAPHTLEEKKQKYLQAPSGGPLVQHSLVAMFEAHHQGKISIEKIVEKMCHNPAKIFKIEKRGFIKEGYYADLVVINSGLPWSVKKENILAKCGWSPFEGYTFKSRITHTFVNGKLVYTGFKVKDIRAGQRLLFDR; this is translated from the coding sequence ATGAACAGATATTTAATTAAGAATGCTAAAATAGTAAATGAAGGGGTTATTTTTGAAGGAGATGTGTTGGTGGAGAATGACCTTATTGTTGAGGTTTCCGACAACATTAGCCTGAAGTCTTCGGATTGTATGATAATTGATGCAGAGGGAAATTATCTTTTACCTGGAGTTATCGATGATCAGGTTCATTTTAGAGAGCCGGGACTTACTCATAAAGGAGATATTGAATCAGAATCCAGAGCTGCGGTTGCGGGAGGGGTTACTTCTTTTATCGAGCAACCAAATACAGTCCCTAATGCGGTTACTCAGGAAATTCTAGAGGAAAAATATCAAATTGCTGCCGAAAAATCATTTGCCAATTATTCTTTTATGATGGGGGCAACCAATGACAATTTGGAGGAAGTATTGAAAACAAATCCAAAGAATGTTGCCGGGATTAAAATATTTTTGGGGTCATCCACAGGGAATATGTTGGTGGATAATGAAGCGGTTCTAGAAAAAATATTTTCTTGTACTTCGATGTTGATTGCTGTTCATTGCGAAGATGAAATGACAATCAAAAACAATTTGGAGAAATTCAAAGAAGAATATGGTGAAGATGTGCCGGTAACTGCCCATCATCTTATCCGTAGTGAAGAGGCTTGTTATCTTTCTTCGTCAAAAGCAATTGCATTGGCTAAGAAAACGGGAGCGAGATTGCATGTTTTTCATCTTTCGACTGCAAAGGAAATGGAGTTGTTTACGAATAAAATTCCGCTTGAAGATAAAAAGATTACAGCCGAAGTTTGTGTGCATCATTTATGGTTTACCAATGATGACTATGAGAAAAAAGGAAACCTTATCAAATGGAATCCTGCCGTAAAAACTGAAAATGACCGAAAAGTATTGTGGGAAGCACTTAATGACGGACGTATTGATGTAGTTGCTACTGATCATGCGCCACATACATTGGAAGAGAAAAAACAAAAATACCTGCAAGCTCCATCAGGAGGGCCATTGGTACAACATTCTTTGGTGGCGATGTTCGAAGCGCACCATCAAGGAAAGATAAGCATTGAAAAAATCGTTGAAAAGATGTGTCACAATCCGGCCAAGATTTTCAAGATCGAAAAAAGAGGTTTTATCAAAGAAGGTTATTATGCTGATTTGGTTGTCATCAATTCTGGTTTGCCATGGAGTGTTAAGAAGGAAAATATACTTGCAAAATGCGGTTGGTCGCCTTTTGAAGGATATACTTTTAAATCAAGGATTACGCATACTTTTGTAAACGGGAAGTTGGTTTATACCGGTTTCAAGGTAAAAGACATTCGTGCCGGTCAAAGATTATTGTTTGATAGGTAA
- a CDS encoding polyprenol monophosphomannose synthase codes for MNSCIVIIPTYNEIENIESIIRAVLSQHKPFHVLIIDDNSPDHTADRVAMLQSEFDGRLFLEKRAKKSGLGTAYVHGFRWALQNNYDFIFEMDADFSHNPSDLEKLYDACHFGDADLAIGSRYVTGVNVVNWPLSRVLLSYFASVYVRMITGMKIHDATAGFVCYKRGVLEAINLDKIKFVGYAFQIEMKYRTFCKKFAISEVPIIFTDRTKGQSKMSNSIIREAVFGVIMLRLKKMVNSL; via the coding sequence ATGAATAGTTGCATTGTTATAATTCCCACCTATAACGAAATTGAAAACATTGAAAGCATCATTAGGGCAGTGCTCTCTCAACACAAACCTTTCCATGTCTTAATTATTGACGATAATTCCCCGGATCATACTGCCGATAGAGTAGCTATGCTTCAGTCTGAGTTTGATGGTAGGTTGTTTTTGGAAAAAAGAGCCAAGAAATCGGGGTTAGGGACTGCTTATGTTCATGGATTTAGATGGGCGTTGCAAAATAATTATGATTTTATTTTTGAAATGGATGCCGATTTTTCGCACAATCCTTCAGATTTAGAAAAATTATACGATGCCTGTCATTTTGGAGATGCTGATTTGGCAATTGGTTCGCGATATGTAACTGGGGTAAATGTTGTAAACTGGCCTTTGAGCCGAGTGTTGTTGTCTTATTTTGCTTCGGTTTATGTTCGAATGATTACCGGAATGAAAATTCATGATGCAACCGCCGGTTTTGTTTGTTATAAAAGGGGAGTGCTTGAAGCAATTAATTTGGACAAAATCAAATTTGTTGGGTATGCTTTTCAGATTGAGATGAAATACCGCACGTTTTGTAAAAAATTTGCCATTTCGGAAGTGCCTATTATTTTTACCGATAGAACTAAAGGGCAATCCAAAATGAGCAATTCAATTATTAGAGAAGCCGTATTTGGAGTTATCATGTTACGATTAAAAAAAATGGTTAACAGTTTGTAA
- a CDS encoding DUF4271 domain-containing protein yields the protein MPFDNNKIIINNVIKITNFVLIMTEHVLHPRITDTNDWVTLVFILSFGIVALTKSVYENRFEDFTKLIFSDKYVRIYRDSSHLMGMFSISLFFVQVISFSFFIQILLANFGHGSKTDWILFIQIFTFVVYFILSKFLVEKIIATTFKIEELVEQFNLQKVTYRTYVGLVLLPIDIILYYYDTILKNIPLTILYTIVVLNVLLYIYSIKNYRNEIFGKLFYFILYLCTLEIAPYYFMYYWFTKGSV from the coding sequence ATGCCATTTGATAATAATAAAATTATAATAAATAATGTTATAAAAATTACTAATTTTGTCCTAATTATGACTGAACACGTACTTCATCCTAGAATAACAGACACAAACGACTGGGTAACCCTCGTTTTTATTTTGTCTTTTGGTATAGTTGCTTTAACCAAATCGGTCTATGAAAACCGCTTTGAAGATTTCACCAAGTTAATATTTTCAGACAAGTACGTAAGAATATACCGAGACAGTAGTCACTTGATGGGAATGTTTTCCATCTCGTTATTCTTCGTTCAGGTAATTTCCTTTTCATTTTTCATTCAAATTTTACTGGCCAATTTTGGTCATGGTTCAAAAACCGATTGGATCCTTTTTATCCAAATATTTACTTTTGTCGTTTACTTCATTTTATCGAAATTTTTAGTTGAAAAAATCATTGCGACCACATTCAAAATAGAAGAACTTGTAGAACAATTTAATCTACAGAAGGTTACATACCGTACTTATGTCGGTTTAGTATTACTTCCAATTGACATCATTTTATACTATTATGACACCATTCTAAAAAACATTCCGCTTACTATCCTTTATACCATCGTAGTTCTGAACGTTTTACTTTATATATACTCAATAAAAAACTACAGAAACGAAATTTTCGGTAAGTTGTTTTATTTTATTTTATATCTTTGCACTCTTGAAATAGCACCCTATTATTTTATGTATTATTGGTTTACAAAAGGTAGCGTTTAG
- a CDS encoding uroporphyrinogen-III synthase: protein MKVKTILVSQPEPKVENSPYFELQQKHKVKIDFRPFIHVEGVSAKEIRLQKIDLNNYTAIILTSKNAVDHFFRVADEMRYKVPEGLKYFCQSEAIAFYLQKYVVYRKRKIYVGPKDFADLSPLIKKYKDEKFLLPASDQLNADIPVTMNTLKVDWTPAIFYKTVMSDLSDLADVYYDVLAFFSPTGIKSLYKNFPDFEQNNTRIAVFGSTTQKEALDHGLRVDIMAPTPGTPSMTMALEKYIIEVNKAK from the coding sequence ATGAAAGTGAAAACAATTTTGGTGTCACAACCAGAACCTAAAGTAGAAAATTCTCCATACTTTGAGCTGCAACAAAAGCATAAAGTTAAAATTGATTTCAGACCTTTTATACACGTAGAAGGAGTAAGCGCAAAAGAGATTAGACTTCAGAAAATCGATCTTAATAACTACACTGCTATTATATTAACAAGTAAAAATGCTGTGGATCATTTTTTCAGAGTAGCTGATGAAATGCGTTATAAAGTTCCTGAAGGATTAAAGTATTTCTGCCAATCTGAAGCCATTGCATTTTACCTGCAAAAATATGTGGTGTACAGAAAACGTAAGATCTATGTTGGGCCAAAAGACTTTGCCGATTTATCGCCTTTAATCAAAAAATATAAAGACGAAAAGTTTTTATTGCCTGCATCTGACCAATTGAACGCTGATATTCCTGTAACGATGAACACCTTGAAAGTGGACTGGACTCCAGCTATTTTTTATAAAACCGTTATGAGTGACCTGTCCGATTTGGCCGATGTTTATTATGATGTATTGGCTTTCTTTAGCCCTACCGGAATTAAATCATTATACAAAAACTTTCCTGATTTTGAACAAAACAATACTCGCATAGCTGTTTTTGGCAGCACCACTCAAAAAGAAGCTTTGGATCACGGATTACGCGTGGACATTATGGCTCCAACTCCGGGAACGCCATCTATGACAATGGCTTTGGAAAAATACATTATTGAGGTCAACAAAGCAAAATAG
- a CDS encoding zinc metallopeptidase, whose product MGMSYLILAGGIMLASWLVSSTLKSKFEFYSRLHLQNGMSGAEIAEKMLADNGIYDVRVISTPGQLTDHYNPADKTVNLSEAVYNQRNAAAAAVAAHECGHAVQHARGYQWLTLRSQLVPIVNVASSYMQWILLAGILMLRTFPQLLLVGIVIFAATTLFSIVTLPVEYDASNRALAWLENKRMLTREEQAGAKDALKWAARTYVVAALGSIATLLYYISIFNNRR is encoded by the coding sequence ATGGGAATGAGTTATTTAATACTTGCGGGCGGAATTATGTTGGCAAGTTGGTTAGTGAGTTCTACACTAAAGAGTAAATTTGAGTTTTACTCGAGATTGCATTTGCAAAATGGTATGTCGGGTGCGGAAATCGCCGAGAAAATGCTTGCTGATAACGGAATTTATGATGTTCGTGTCATTTCGACTCCGGGTCAGTTAACTGACCATTATAATCCGGCGGATAAAACGGTTAATCTGAGCGAGGCGGTTTACAACCAACGTAATGCGGCTGCTGCAGCCGTTGCTGCTCACGAATGTGGTCACGCGGTACAGCACGCACGAGGTTATCAATGGCTGACGTTGCGCTCACAGTTAGTGCCAATTGTAAATGTGGCTTCGTCGTATATGCAATGGATTTTATTGGCCGGAATCTTGATGCTGCGTACTTTTCCGCAGTTACTATTGGTTGGTATTGTAATATTTGCCGCCACGACTTTATTTTCGATTGTTACTTTGCCGGTGGAGTATGATGCGAGCAACAGGGCTTTGGCTTGGTTGGAAAACAAAAGAATGCTTACAAGAGAAGAGCAAGCCGGAGCAAAAGATGCTTTGAAATGGGCTGCCAGAACGTATGTTGTTGCCGCTTTAGGTTCTATTGCGACTTTGTTGTATTATATTTCAATTTTCAATAACAGAAGGTAG